Genomic segment of Juglans microcarpa x Juglans regia isolate MS1-56 chromosome 7S, Jm3101_v1.0, whole genome shotgun sequence:
CCCTTATAAACCCAGATTGAAAatcacacaaatatatataaaaatgatctTTCAGAAAAACTAAATCTATGTTACTCAAAAGTTACACAACCAACCAAGTAAACCCACATAACTTTATAAAGAAGTGTTTTATAAGAACCAGACCCATTTCAATATTGAATAAATTTAAGACAGAAAGAAATCGAAGCTAATATGGGTCCAAACAAGACCAATCAAGAAAACCAACATGATTTTCATAGAAGAAATGAGTAGAACTTGCCCAAAAATGAAATCGGTTATTAATATAAAGGCAATGGCAAAACCTCTGGGTTTCTGCGGAAGATCGGCTCTAGCTTCCATCGCTTCTTGGTGATTGTGTCTGAAAAACTGATCTGGGTTTTGCTCTTTCTCTTTATTAGTTGTTAGTGCATAGTTGCTTGCTTTCTCATAAGCCTAATAAGGAAGCCGCCGAATCGACGCAATAAGCCTCAACGGTCATATTCTCTTTAATTTGAAAGCTGACCGGTGGATTTTCTAAGAGCATCCTACGGCGCAGAAGAACATCCAATGGATTAGGGTTACGAGAAGAATctcaaatatacaaattttattgtaaaagcctCAAAATGTACCAATTTATAGCTTTGAATTTACTTAGTAATAAGCCCCcccaaaaagtttaaaaaaaaatcatttattttcatggaatttacttttttttttcgaattgtCTAATGAAGGCTTGTCCACCTAAATTTTATAGCTAGTATTAATTCCATGAAAATTCATGATGCAGTAGATAGCCCAAATTAAGACCGTGCTTTGAAAAACACTCCAAGATTTGAAGATATTATTAGTCTTTTTATGCTTTTGCCATCAAAACCATTAACAATGCATTATGTGaaaaaacaattaaacaaataaataactagaaactgaaaaatagtttaaaaaataaaaagaaaaatattaaatatgctTAAAAAACtttcttgaaaatcataaaaattaaatactatCAAAGTctagaatatttattttgaactcGCAACTTTTGTTTTCGAGTATTGGCCTCTTGTGCTTGTCACAATGGAAGGAGTAGCATTTAATTGTATTTCCAGCGGTGAGAAAAAAATTCAGAGATCTTTTCCGACTTAAAACAGCCGAAATATAAAGCAAAATTAGGCATAAATATTCAGAAAAGAGAAAGCGCACCAATTTGTTTGATCAGAAATACAAATTACTTGAATTAGCACTAGATTGATTAATGCAACACGTAGAGAGCTAAACAAACCCAACGAAATTCATCAAAAGGCGAAAAGATTTCTAATTAGCCATTAGAAATCCGCAGATTTACAGATCTAGATAAGAGAAACAGATAACCagatttaaaaatcttaaaatgcAAGTAATTTCTCTACGCCCTCTCGCCCCTAATCCTACGAGCAAGCTGAATATCCTTGGGCATGATTGTGACCCTCTTGGCATGAATAGCGCACAGGTTGGTGTCCTCGAATAGCCCAACTAAGTAAGCCTCGGCCGCTTCCTGTAGAGCCGAAACGGCACTGCTCTGGAAGCGGAGATCGGTCTTGAAGTCCTGGGCAATCTCTCTCACCAGCCTCTGGAACGGAAGTTTCCGGATAAGAAGCTCCGTGCTCTTCTGGTACTTCCTGATCTCCCTCAGTGCCACCGTCCCGGGCCTGAACCTGTGTGGCTTTTTCACTCCTCCGGTAGCCGGAGCCGACTTCCGAGCAGCCTTGGTCGCCAGCTGCTTCCTCGGAGCCTTCCCTCCAGTAGACTTGCGAGCCGTCTGCTTGGTACGAGCCATTTGGAAATGGTAAAAGAGTTTTGAAggattgtttgttttttctcgAGAAAGTGTAGAAAATCTCAGTGGTAGATAGAATACTGtggtttaagggagtatttATAGTGTGAAAAGGAGGAGGGAAACTGACGCCGCGGGAGGGAACTTGTAAAAATTTTGTGCgcttcttttcaaatttttggagGAGTGAGTGTAGACCGTTGATAAGTGGGGTGATCGACGGCCTTAGATCTCCTAAAGAGTGTGACACGGATCACGATCCGTGGCAGTGCGAAACCACCCAATAAGCTTTTAGTTTCAGTTCTTAAAACTTTCGGTGAGATCTGATTGATGGGTTGTTTCAACTTTCATAGTTACCGCCAATTTGaccaaaaattttgaatattattccttacaaaatatttatccttcttatttttaatgccTAGTGTTTTTTATTACTCTAATTTTCAAAGTTCtagcaaaatttcaaaaaattataattcgttcttttatcaaatttattttttaataaaaaattactaaatccttatttggttatacagataagatgaaatgaaagttgaatataattatattgttagaatataatttttattttaagatttgaaaaaattaaattatttattatattttatgttagaatttgataaaattgtaatgattaaataaaatgagatgatttatgtAACTAAACGAAGCATAAACGAGAATGTGTTATGCAATACCAttggtatattttattttaataaataaataaacttgcTCCAAGAAAAGTAATGGGTTGAAATTAGCAAAGTTTAAtttcgttttgtttttgttaaaattaaaattgtatctaacatttttgtttgtaattttgacGTATAAGTTGTGCAATTCATTTCTTTGCTCTTTATAAATCTCTACTTATTCCAACAAATTTGATAAGATTTTGCATTTCGAGAATTGCTAAAGGGACATTTGAGCACATTATTGAGAATTACCAAAGTAGggagatggattttttttttttataagtaaaaatattatatatatatatatatatcaatagaaaCTAAGTACACGAGATGTatacaaaaaaatctctaaTCCATACTAGAGAGTTCCTACTATCCCAAAAAGCTATCGAAAAACTACCAAAAATACATCAAGTCCAAATTATAAAACAccacctccccaaccccaaccccaacccaatGTTTCCCATAGCCCAACCTTCACTCGAAACACCCTCTATGAGAAACAACCTCTATGCCCTCGACTCAAACTATCGCCCTTAGTGTCATAGTTGATTGTACGAAAAAGACGCTTCAATTACCTACTTTTCTTAAAGCTTGATTTAGTATTACGCGAGTAGCTCGCCTCAATCGTAATGAATAgtattttaaattggtcttcacatcctacACATGAGATTCTCATAATATATGCTGAATCTCATTAGCCTCTTGCAAAACCTAATCCGAAGATGATCCAACTATATTGTTTAATGGAAGAAGAAATATCAAGGGGACAACATCTTCCCCTGACATAGTTCCCAACATAGTTCCAAATGACACCAAcaataattattcaaatatcGTGCCTCCTCAACAACTCTATTGGTACTCTCTATTGATGATTTTGGATTGGCAGCAAGTCTATTCCTCTCTGTCGTGAACTTCTTAGATACCCAACGTGTCGCCTTCTCTGCCTTAATGATTGGGGGCAGTCTAGATATTGTCAACGACTTAGTCTGTGGCCCCCCAAGGTCATAAACCTCCCCCAAGTGTTCTGTAAAAGCTTGCGTACATTTCTTCGCTAGAGCTGTTGTCACTAACGAAGGATTGTCGGTATAGGGGTCATTGGGATTGACGATGAACGTTGATGGTGCCAAGATAAGGGTCTCCTTTGGCCAGTGTAATAGAAGTGGGTCCATAAGCCTAGGATTTCTGTTGAACCGTGAAACTGGCCTAGAAGTGAAGTCATTCTCAAACACGGGCCATGGAGCTTCAGCCTCCATTTCAGGTTTGGGAGGCGAAAGGATCTTATGCGGGCTAGCCCAAGAGGGATGGATTTTTGTAAAAACTCAAatgcctactttttttttttttttttaattttattaaaaccctCACCTATAATGGAAGAAAACAATGATAACAACCGAACATCTAAGGGTTATTCCAAACCCAagcatcaaaataaaaacaaacactatTTTGTAcaacccaaagaaaaaaaaaatactatcgTCGTCGAATATAATGTAAGCCCCATTTATTAATACGTAGAAGTCCATGAAACCGTCCCTGTCCAAAACTATCCCCAAGAAAATCCAAAGAACATCCCTTGGCCCCTCCCTCTGCCAAAATATCTGCCACCATATTAACTTCTCTAAACACATGTTGCACTTGAACATTAAGAGTTTGAATGAGCCCTTATCCTTCCTCCCAAAAGTCCCATAATTACCTTTGTATTCCAATGATTTATGCCTTAAGCGTACAGCTTTTATGCGATTGCTGTGAAGAAAAGTGCCTGTTATCTTTGTATTCCAATGGTTGGTGCGCAGAGGAAGAAATCATGAGCATGTCGCGATGCAAATATGGTTGTCAAATGGGGGCCAAGTAGCAATATTAcccatatcataatatatatgacCTTTTGCTGTTAGATTAGGACGACTTTACATCTTATCATGATATTTCTTTAAGATGATCACCACTTTTGACTGTGgaatgtttttttcattttttagaacACTTTATTGAAAACACTCTCATTTAAGGTAAAGAAATATCGTAAATACAATCCAAACAGTTTTGGGACTAATTATGACCCCAAAaccaaaatacaaaagaaaaatactaaatgtacttaaaaaaaacttaaaacttacTTCTCCATATGTCAGTtaatgatatgttgaaaatcatgaaatttgaaatttaaattttgaattttaaaagaaaactaataaaatgagtcttgtaaataaaacagtaagtacatgtagcactactcaATACAAAAACATTAACCAACAATATAAATCATTTACGTTGGAATGTGGAATGTAATTGGGAGGCCAACACTACATAAATCAAtcagttaaaagttaaaattggaATGCGGAATGTAATTGGGAGGCCAACACTACAGAGATCAAtcaattaaaagttaaaacactaCTTCATATTACTCAAATGTACATCCTATTTGGCATGtacctatttttttcttttcttcggACCTTACATGTTcgtctttctttgttttcaaggaaaaaattcATACAGTACGATGATCAAATTAAAGTTCAAAGCATGGGAAACCTAGAAATTATTACTTGCTAGGACTTTACATATATAATGGGATTCAAACCGATGCATGTTTGAAAAGACACGACAGTGTGCAGCCCACTGATATCATTGCTTGCGACATGAAACCACAAAGCATTCTAAAGAGCATGGAAAGCAATGATTCGGAGGATTTTGTGTTGGCAGTGCAGTGAAATATAGTGGAACTAATTATAGTACTCACAGTGATCATGTTGACAAATGGTTGCTTTTGGAAACTTTAGCCATTTTGGTGAACTTGAGCTTTGGCTATATTACAGTCAAAAGCTACTCTTTTTCTTTGACAACAAAGACAAAAGATCATTAATTTGGTTTGAgataccctctctctctctctctctctctctctctctctctctctctccggccCAATTTTCTGGTTCTCTTATATTCTGCACTAGATATGATCTTCTTCTCTGCAAGTGCGATCCAATCGTTGGATACCCACATGTCAACCTCTCTTCTTCATTTTGGGTTTCATATGTTCTGAACTTTGTATCATagttattgttttcttttggttttacaTGAATTGCTGTGTTTTGTTCTGGTTCATTCATGGCTGCTGCTACTACTGCCTCCCAGATCTTTGAGAACCATAacatcagcagcagcagcaacaccGACCATGAAATCAGCAAGCAAGAAATCCAAGCTGCCATTGCCAAAGTAGTGGAGCTGAGAGCTCTTCATGCTGCGTTAATGCAAGGGAATAGCCTCACCAATGTGAGATTCCCGTCTCCTTTCCCTGCTTCACTCCCTGGTACTCAGTTTTCGGCCAAAGATTACCCTGTTTTCACACCTACTGTGAgtataaatcttattaatctTGTCCacaagttttttctttcttttgtttctgttgACTGCATCTTGTGTGGTTAATTTACTtggtatttgttttttgttttgaagttaaaaacaaattttcagattttgtcGACAATTTAAGTTGTTAGCTTTCGCCTGAAATAATATAAGTAATATCATCTTGTGTGTAACCCATGAAGAATTTTTCTATGTTCTTGAAAATTTACATTGTTCAAGAATGATGTAGAGTTTCTGAATTTGGAATATATTGACAGAGCTATGAAGAGGAACCTCTGTCAGGGTATCAAGAAATTCAACTAGAAGAAGGAACATTATCAGAAAGTTGGGATGAGTACGGGCTTGAAGGAAATGACAACGAAACTTTTTTATCAGATTATAAGGAAAATTCATCCTCAAGAAAGGTATTGCCTTTTGGTTTGGCCAGCTTAGAATCCCATATTTGCCCAGCTGAGGATCACAACTCTGTCACTGGTTCTGGTGCAAACCACACTGCTGTGCTTCAAACGTCACCCGGGAATGACTATTTCAAGTTAAGCAGAAGAATTAATGGTATGGGGTACTTCGAATCGGTGTCAACCTGCAATAGGTGCAAGCCTGCAATTATCACTACCGAATCTAAAAATGCAACAAGGAAGAGCAAGAATTCTAATACTGTTTTCCCATTAAAATCACAACCGAAGAATCGGGGACGGGGAGTGATTGCATGGCTGTTTCCTAAGTTAAAGAAGAAGCATAAGAACAAGAATTCCTCGAATCGAATAGAATCCGAGGAAGTGTCCCGGATCTTTAAAGACTTGGGGATAGTGTCAATTGATATATTGAAGAAAGAGCTCATAGAAGCAAATGAAAATGGAGACGCGGCCTTAATGGAAGTTGCTGACATGAAATCTTCAATGGAGGAGCTTAAACAGAAGCTAGAGTATTTGGAGACTTACTGTGAAGAGCTGAAGGAAGCTTTGAGACAAGCTACGCAGGCGAAGGATTCCCAAGTTcctgaaaattttgaaacttcTGGTTATAGAGGGAAATCCTTAGATGGAAATGGAGAAAATTGGATGTCTGTGAGCAAGGAAGTAATGGAGGAAGGTTTCTTGCAGATGGTATTAGAAGCAAGATTGTCTGTAAAGCAATTCTGCAAGACCCTTGTTGGCCAGATTGAAGAAGCTGAGCACAGTTTAATAAACAACTTGAATAAGCTTCTTCAACCGTATGAACTGTGTTTAAATTCCAAATACTCAGAGGCAGTGTCATACCATTTGGAAGCTTTCATAAACCAGGCATTCTACCAAGACTTCGAGAACTGTGTATATCAGAAGAATGGGACGCCAAAGTTCTTAGATCCCAAACAAGATCGGCAAAAGCAATTCTCATCATTTGTTGCACTGAAGAACCTAAGTTGGAATGAGGTATTGAGGAAGGGGACTCGGTATTACAGTGAAGAATTCAGTAAATTTTGTGACCAGAAAATGAGTTGCATTGTTGCCATGCTGAATTGGACAAGAATATGGCCTGAACAGCTGCTTCAAGCATTCTTTGTTGCAGCCAAGTGCATATGGTTGCTTCATTTGCTTGCCTTTTCCTTCAACCCTCCATTGGGAATTTTAAGGGTTGAAGAGAATAAAAGCTTTGATCCCTATTACATGGAGGAGGATATGTTCATGGAGAGGCAGAGGTCACACAGTCCTAGCCGAGTTAAGATCATGGTGATGCCAGGGTTTTATGTTCAAGAACGGATTCTGAGGTGTAAAGTTCTTTGTAGGTATTGTTAAGATCAgctaaaagaaatgaagaaaaaagtttgaatttttgagtaatgatatatctgCAATTATTATCAACTTATTTTACGATCGACCAATCTAATATTCATGCTTTTTCAttaataatgatagggttactatcttattattattcatctattactttttttatatttaatttttttttaaattttttattttatttaatgattaagaaagtgagtattagtaaagttatatttttttttaaacttttttcttagtgattaaggatattaaaaaaatacttaaaaaaataatataaaaataaaaaaatttaaaatgcacTTAAATAGTAGGGAGATAGTAATAGGGTAGTAACCGTTTTCCATTTAAGGATAAATTccaatttacaaaattattgtTCATAAACCGTTTAATATATCGTCGGAATGCTTTTTATTTTGGATCGTGCTATCATGCGAGATGCTACCGACAACGCCaaatggtttttttcttttt
This window contains:
- the LOC121241126 gene encoding histone H3.2 codes for the protein MARTKQTARKSTGGKAPRKQLATKAARKSAPATGGVKKPHRFRPGTVALREIRKYQKSTELLIRKLPFQRLVREIAQDFKTDLRFQSSAVSALQEAAEAYLVGLFEDTNLCAIHAKRVTIMPKDIQLARRIRGERA
- the LOC121241121 gene encoding IRK-interacting protein, which gives rise to MAAATTASQIFENHNISSSSNTDHEISKQEIQAAIAKVVELRALHAALMQGNSLTNVRFPSPFPASLPGTQFSAKDYPVFTPTSYEEEPLSGYQEIQLEEGTLSESWDEYGLEGNDNETFLSDYKENSSSRKVLPFGLASLESHICPAEDHNSVTGSGANHTAVLQTSPGNDYFKLSRRINGMGYFESVSTCNRCKPAIITTESKNATRKSKNSNTVFPLKSQPKNRGRGVIAWLFPKLKKKHKNKNSSNRIESEEVSRIFKDLGIVSIDILKKELIEANENGDAALMEVADMKSSMEELKQKLEYLETYCEELKEALRQATQAKDSQVPENFETSGYRGKSLDGNGENWMSVSKEVMEEGFLQMVLEARLSVKQFCKTLVGQIEEAEHSLINNLNKLLQPYELCLNSKYSEAVSYHLEAFINQAFYQDFENCVYQKNGTPKFLDPKQDRQKQFSSFVALKNLSWNEVLRKGTRYYSEEFSKFCDQKMSCIVAMLNWTRIWPEQLLQAFFVAAKCIWLLHLLAFSFNPPLGILRVEENKSFDPYYMEEDMFMERQRSHSPSRVKIMVMPGFYVQERILRCKVLCRYC